One Oncorhynchus keta strain PuntledgeMale-10-30-2019 chromosome 22, Oket_V2, whole genome shotgun sequence DNA window includes the following coding sequences:
- the LOC118401489 gene encoding zinc transporter ZIP3-like yields the protein MELVVAKVLCLLGVFALMLAGILVPVRLMMQVDYEKSQNYRKALALCNSFGGGVFLATCFNALLPAVKNKVDEVLKLVNITTDYPLAETMMMLGFFLTVFVEQAVLTFKKEKPSFINLETFNAGVSEAGSDSEYDTPFISPTRGSPVGHHHGHHHGHLSPTELARAGPLRLASLVLALSAHSVFEGLALGLQEDGAKLGSLFLGVGIHETLAAVALGVSVAKAALPMRDAIKLGVTVSLMIPIGIGLGMGINSAQNLAGSIASVVLQGLAAGTFLFVTFFEILSRELEDKHDRLLKVLFLILGYGVLAGLMFIKW from the exons ATGGAGCTTGTAGTGGCCAAGGTCCTTTGCCTTCTGGGAGTATTTGCCCTCATGTTGGCTGGGATTCTTGTCCCAGTGCGCCTAATGATGCAGGTGGATTATGAAAAATCCCAAAACTACAGGAAGGCTCTTGCACTCTGCAATTCTTTTGGGGGTGGTGTATTTCTGGCCACTTGCTTCAATGCTCTTTTGCCAGCAGTAAAAAACAAG GTGGATGAGGTCCTAAAGCTGGTGAATATAACCACAGACTACCCCCTGGCAGAGACCATGATGATGCTGGGCTTCTTCCTCACCGTCTTTGTGGAGCAGGCAGTGCTCACCTTCAAGAAGGAGAAGCCATCTTTCATCAACCTGGAGACCTTTAACGCAGGGGTCTCCGAGGCTGGGAGTGACTCTGAGTATGACACTCCATTCATTTCACCCACCCGGGGCTCCCCTGTGGGCCACCACCATGGGCATCACCACGGACACCTCAGCCCCACTGAGCTAGCCAGAGCTGGGCCTCTACGGCTGGCCAGCCTGGTCCTGGCTCTTTCTGCCCATTCTGTGTTCGAGGGGCTGGCCCTGGGCCTCCAGGAGGACGGGGCCAAGCTGGGAAGCCTCTTCCTGGGGGTGGGCATCCATGAGACCCTGGCTGCCGTAGCTCTGGGGGTGAGTGTGGCCAAAGCTGCTTTGCCCATGAGGGATGCCATCAAACTGGGTGTGACGGTCAGCCTCATGATACCCATTGGCATCGGACTGGGCATGGGCATCAATAGTGCCCAGAACCTGGCAGGCAGTATTGCCTCTGTGGTGCTCCAAGGCCTGGCTGCTGGTACTTTCCTCTTTGTCACCTTCTTTGAGATCCTGTCTCGGGAGCTGGAGGATAAACATGACAGACTGCTGAAGGTGCTCTTTCTCATACTGGGCTATGGGGTACTAGCAGGCCTAATGTTCATCAAGTGGTGA
- the LOC118401490 gene encoding excitatory amino acid transporter 5-like — protein MEELLLPTEREETRSNNSSYSPRGETMYQRVNRFLHGAFVDDLKQWLRGYVKRNGLLTLSVFAVVTGCVLGAVLRGSHLSTQAKIYFSFPGELLMRMLKMLILPLITSSLMSGLSSMEPKSCCRVGVLTVTYYLWTTFIAVVVGILLVIIIKPGVGTEMDSIRLGGGPVMTSADALLDLIRNMVPSNLIEATFQQYKTDLVPILKVSRVTVQPNFVYAIPDESDPSGQTVSLELTPPPEIHYKTRPGNSQQMNVLGIVIFSATMGLLLGKMGERGAPLVNVCQCVNECVMKITNTAVWYFPFGIIFLVAGKILDMQDPSNLGKKLGWYTITVLAGLFVHGLILLPFFYLVLTQKNPFTYIRGLLQALVIALATSSSSATLPITMKCLLENCNVDRQIARFVLPVGATINMDGTALYEAVAAIFIAQVNDYELDFGQLVTISITATAASIGAAGIPQAGLVTMVIVLTSVGLPPDDITLIVAIDWVLDRFRTMINVLGDALAAGIIGHLCRKDFPRGGTCKSQPSYGTQNKHNLHDMQNGMPLTELPLHKQDCCYEVMEDTVNESPTIYYNICQV, from the exons ATGGAGGAGCTACTACTGCCCACTGAACGCGAGGAGACGCGCTCCAACAATAGCTCATATTCTCCAAGAGGAGAAACCATGTACCAACGTGTCAATAGATTTCTCCATGGGGCTTTTGTTGATGACTTGAAACAGTGGTTAAGGGGCTACGTGAAGCGCAACGGCTTGCTGACGCTCTCGGTTTTTGCCGTGGTGACGGGCTGTGTCCTGGGGGCTGTGTTAAGAGGGAGCCATCTCTCTACCCAG GCTAAGATATATTTCTCGTTCCCTGGAGAGCTTCTCATGAGAATGCTCAAAATGCTTATCCTCCCCCTCATCACATCCAG TTTAATGTCAGGCCTGTCATCCATGGAGCCCAAATCCTGTTGTCGTGTGGGTGTTCTCACTGTGACCTACTACCTGTGGACCACCTTCATTGCGGTGGTGGTGGGTATCCTGCTGGTGATCATCATCAAGCCTGGGGTGGGCACTGAGATGGACAGCATCAGGCTAGGAGGAGGGCCCGTCATGACTTCTGCTGATGCCTTGCTAGATCTCATCAG GAATATGGTTCCTTCCAATCTTATTGAGGCAACATTTCAGCAG TACAAAACAGATCTGGTTCCTATCCTGAAAGTCTCCAGGGTCACAGTGCAGCCCAACTTTGTGTACGCCATACCTGATGAAAGTGACCCCAGTGGTCAGACGGTGTCCCTGGAGCTCACTCCACCCCCTGAGATCCACTACAAGACCAGACCTGGCAACAGCCAACAGATGAATGTGCTAGGGATCGTCATCTTCTCTGCCACTATGG GGCTGTTACTGGGGAAAATGGGCGAAAGAGGAGCACCACTAGTCAACGTGTGTCAGTGCGTCAACGAATGTGTCATGAAAATCACCAACACTGCTGTTTG GTATTTTCCATTTGGGATCATATTCCTCGTAGCTGGAAAAATCCTGGACATGCAGGACCCATCTAATCTTGGGAAGAAGCTGGGCTGGTACACCATCACTGTTCTGGCCGGGCTGTTTGTTCACGgcctcatcctcctccccttcttctaCCTTGTCCTGACTCAGAAAAACCCCTTCACTTATATCAGAGGCCTGCTACAAGCCTTGGTCATAGCACTGGCCACCTCCTCAAG ttctGCCACTCTACCCATCACTATGAAGTGCTTGCTGGAGAACTGCAATGTGGATCGGCAGATAGCACGCTTTGTGCTGCCTGTGGGGGCCACCATCAACATGGACGGAACGGCTCTTTATGAGGCCGTGGCGGCCATCTTTATTGCCCAGGTCAACGATTATGAGCTGGACTTTGGCCAGCTGGTCACCATTAG TATAACAGCTACAGCTGCCAGCATAGGTGCTGCTGGGATTCCCCAGGCTGGCCTCGTTACCATGGTCATTGTCCTGACATCAGTGGGTCTGCCGCCTGATGACATCACCCTTATTGTGGCCATCGACTGGGTGCT GGACCGATTCCGAACCATGATCAACGTGCTTGGAGACGCCCTGGCAGCAGGAATCATCGGCCACTTATGTCGGAAAGACTTTCCTCGCGGTGGTACTTGCAAG TCTCAGCCTTCATACGGCACACAGAACAAACACAACTTGCACGACATGCAGAATGGCATGCCACTGACCGAGTTGCCTTTGCACAAGCAAGACTGTTGTTATGAGGTGATGGAAGACACAGTCAACGAGAGCCCCACTATATACTACAATATCTGTCAAGTTTAA